Genomic segment of Dromiciops gliroides isolate mDroGli1 chromosome 3, mDroGli1.pri, whole genome shotgun sequence:
TCTCTTGCTTTGATATGGAGagagtaattttattttcttcttttctccttttgttgtACCTTTTTTCTTCCTGATTTTCCCCTTGTGTCTTTGTCTTGTTGCTTCAGCCTCTAGAGACAAATACAAGTACATGATGAAAACCAACTTAATGTTTTtaggatgggggtgggtgggatagTACACAATTAATTCTAGACAAGTaagtttaaaatgtctttgaCACACTCTTGGTGGATCCTGTTCTTTTTATCGCCCTTATATaagttaacaaaaaagaaaatctgtgtTTCTGGTGCAAAAGATAAGCTACCTGTAATGCATTGTCAGATAAACTTGTTAATTTTCAGTTCAGTTTTGGCtccttaaatgtatttttatttggggcagtgaggtggtgcggtggatagagcactgaccctgaaattgggaggatctgagttcatatgtgacttcagacacttactagttgtattgACCCCAGGCAGGTcgcttaactccagttgccttaaacattaaacatctggggccatccccagtcatcctgatgtatatcttgccactggaccctgattgctctggaggagtgaggttggtgaccttgcacagcactccctcacttcaagtcatgacatcaccccaatgtcatggcctTCTTTGAGAACGAGggacaaggggacagctaggtggcacagtggataaagcacaggccctggattcaggaggacctgagttcaaatgcagtatcagacacttgacacttactagctgtgtgaccctgggcaagtcacttaaccctcattgccccaccccacccccccaaaaaagagagaatgagggacaaacaacaacaatattttgaTTTCGtttgttaaccatttcccaattatatgtaagaaaatttaacatttaaaaaccttttgagttccaaattctctttcccttacccatcaagaagacaagcaatatgcgTTTACCCTTAATATCAACAACTGGTAACAGAACTATCACAGCTTTCCCTTATTCACCTTTCTTAGCTTTTTTGACCTTTTAAATGTTAAAAGACAGTGTATTTATTATGGAAAGTTATCCAAGGAAAATGGGGACCACACAATATATTGCTCCTGCAGATCAGTTGCAATAAACCAGGGACTAGAAACAAGggacaggtgctattatccttCCAAAAAATACATGTCTTATGAAGGAGGCGACGTTATAAAATTGAAAGAACACAGGTTAGGAAGGGTCAGGAGACTCAGTCCTGGGGCCAGCCAACCCAGCCACTGTCTGAGATGTGTGGTTCTCAGGCAATAATGATAGTAGCTTCCAGTGCATAACTCGTTATAGTTACAGCGGGTCCTCTTGTGCATCATGTTATTTGGTGCTCAGGTTCACATCTCATTAAAATGGGAGGTTGTACTACATTTCTTAAGGGATCTTCCTTCCAGTACTAAGATTGTATTTCTAAGTAGAGATGTAACAATGCCCCTTTGCCCTTGTTTCATGATTAGGATCCAGATGAAGTGGTACCAGTTGGCCAGAGAAGAGCCTGGTGTTGGTGCATGTGTTTTGGACTTGCATTTATGCTTGCAGGAGTAATCCTTGGAGGGGCATACCTgtataaatattttgcatttcaGGTAAGTAACGGTGGAATCCACAGGGTTCTCtcctgcctgttttttttttttaaagttacagcTGACTCCCTGTACTGTTGTTCTTCTCTGTGGCCTTTAGCCATGTTCCTAGTGGCTATTTTAAGGCTCTTTAAATCTCCCAATGACATTTTGGTTAAACTCTTATACAGCAGACCCTGAAAACAAAACCATATTGTGTATTCTTGAAATGCACTGACTGAAGAGCAGAAATTCTTGGAACATTTTTCAATTAGAATATTCTTCCTATTTCTACAATATTTAGTAATTAATGGAGAATGGGACAGCTTTTCTTGAACATATTAGCTTGTAGCATAGACAGCCTACAGCTTGGGAGATGTTGGGTTAGATCCCAGTTCAGGCTCCCTCACAGCAGTCTTATTCTCTTAGGTTCATAGTATCTTGGCATCCATACTTTTTTCTCCCCATGATTGGTTTATTCTTTCTCTAAAGTATTTAACTGTGCCAGCAGTGTTACTGGaataaagtcatttttaaaagtttcttgtAAACTAGACTTTTCAGCAGTAATGACAATAATTTAAGATCAGGATTataataatttctataatttgcatttattttattgacAGCAATTCTGTATAACagggtctttctgtctctttcttaaggaatttttgaggggaaaaaagacttgTAAATTTTGAGTAAGGGTAGAACTCAAGTGAGTTAACATTTGTAAATTCAGAGACATGCTTTTTTTGGTTACAATGGAAATGaacattaacttcttttttttttttcggtgaggcaattgggattaagtgacttgcccagggtcacacagctagtaagtgttaagtgctgaggccagatttgaacccaggtcctcctgactccagggctggtgctctatccactgtgccacctagctgccccgaacattAACTTTTTATCAGAGGAGTTGGTTTCAATTCCTGGTTCTGACACTTATGGTCAAGGTCAATCACTTAACCTGGCTAAAACTTCAGTTTTCCCCTTTAtgaaataagagagttggactagactggcctctgagattccttctggctctaaagctATATTCCTATGACCACAGTGGATCTGCTTTGAACAGAGAGATTTGTGCCATTTAAAAAGAGGGTGAGAGTCTATATGGAATTCAGCTACTGGATAAGTACAGGTTAACTGCAGTGCATTCTCTTGGTCTGCAAGGGTATTTGAATGAAAGAACTGAAGCCTCCTTTACTGATCCAGTGGAAAACAGGcgtgttggatttgaagtcagaggacctataTATCTTGGGGGGAATCACAACCTCTGGATCCCAGAgatttcctcagctgtgaaacaAAGGGCTCAGACTAGATGTTCTCTGGGATCCCCTCCagttctaagtctgtgatcctgtCGATAATTATACCTATTTTCAGCTCAATAGTTTAGGAACTCAGTAGTTTCTGTCTTAAGTGAGTGCTGTTACCATATCAATATGAAACACAGTGATGTTGGTCCCTGCAAAGTGGTAAATTTTATTCTTATGTTTACCCTATTATTCCCTAGGCCAgaggttcttaaatttttttggatGCCTTTGGTGGTCTAACAAATtacagaccctttctcagaatgtctttaaagacatttttaaaaatgtataggattacaaaggaaaccaattatttatAACacctagtactttttttttccccagggcaatgaaggttaagtgacttgcccagggtcacatagctagtaagtgtcaagtgtctgaggttggatctgaactcaggtcctcctgaatccagggctggtgctttatgcactgcgctacctagctgccctggaaaccaattatttataaaaactatcaaaatactttattgttttcaaattatcaaagtattttgaagaacaagttcacagatctcaggttaagaacccttgccctgggggcagctaggtgctgcaatggataaatcaccggccttggattcaggaggacctgagttcaaatctggcctcagacacttgacacttactagctatgtgaccctgggcaagtcatttaaccctcattgccctgcaaaaagaaaaaaaagaacccttgctCTAGGCTAACTGTTATGGTTTTCAGACTCTTGTCATCTTCATAATAACTTTTATAATAagagtttgttttaaaaaacatcattcaTCAATAACCAACCTGTCCATTCAGGCATATCTTAAATTCCCTGAACCTTAATGTACTTTTGCTCTGAAACCTTGGTGGTTCTGCAGAGAACTCTGCTTTCCCAGTTTCAGGAAATTCCTGCTGCTGTTGCCTGGATTCTGATACTTTAATAGTGGCTCTATGTATAAAATATCCTTGAATGAAGAAGTGCTATAAGGTGACAGACATGGTCTCAGAGCACCAGTAACTATGGAGATATAGCTCAGTGAAATACAAAAGCCAGTGGTCAGGAGACCTGTATTCTGTCCCCATTTCTGCTATAAAGTAACAGTTCACTTCATCAAGTCAGAACCTCTctggccttactttcctcatcataaaatgaAGGTTTGGTATTCGATGATCTCTCTGGGATTCTCCAGGCTTCACCTAGGAGAACTCAAGAATTTGCCTCAAACAGTTGGGTAAATGGTAAGCTGCACAACTTTATTAACTAAAGTTAAGCAAAGCAGATTAGTTTTAGAAACCTTTAGTAGAATATCCTTTTATTTCTAGGAAAAATTAGCATTGCTTCCTAACTTTAATTCCTTTGAAATAGGATttgaagggtttttaaaaaacataatagctaatatttacatagtactttccaattattacctcatttgatcttcacagcaaccctgggaggtaggtaccattattatccgcagtttacagataaggaagccaGTACAAACAATGACTTACTTAGGATCACATATCTGAAGagagtgaggcaggatttgaacacaggtcttccccactccaggcccagcactctaattAGCCACTTTTCTGAAGTTTCTTAATGTAATAAATTGTGAGTTTCTCAAGGGCCTGGactctgttctctttcttttgtcttgtcttttttgtccctcttctttcctccctccccaattaGAGTATACTGTATACAGAAGAGCTTAGTAGCTCGTTCAGTATTCTCTTGGTTTCCAAACAGTCACAGCATATGACATTTGTGTGACACATTTTTACTTGGTGGAGAACCTTCTCTGTTCTTCCATTTTAGACTCAAGTCTGTAAGAATAAATCTTATAAAAGGTACTCCAGACATATGCATCAGTTCACAgacagattttagaaaaatatcttTTGGTTGTACGCCAAGAGGAGGAACAGCAGGCTTGAGCTTGTACAAATGCTGAAACTTGAAAACTTTGGAAAGCCTTTTCTTCCCCCAGAAAATATCCTTCGTTTTGGAACACATCTTTACAAAAATGTATTATGGATTATTCGGGCAGGGGCGGGCTTGTATGTGTGTTCTCTTTAAATTTACCTGTCACCAAATGAATAATTGCTTTTATATTCTCTTCCTTGTCaagtttaaggaagaaaaaaagaacccagaACCCAAACCCTGCTAgtagtccttttcctctttctcagaAACAATTTTAAACTGGATCTCTActttaaaatctgatttttaagAAAGTGTGCTGGAGATCTGTAATTAACCTGTCCTATTTGACATCTTAAAATAAGAATTTGCAAGCAAAATACTTCGGAGTTAGCAGTGGTAGCTTAAGTAATGTTTAGCTTTCAAAGCTTAGGCAACTGGTAGTGAATCATGGAGGTAACTCTAAATTCCTTGCAGCAGGACGATGTCTACTACTGTGGAATAAGATACATCAAAGATGACTTGATCCTCAGTGAGCCCTCTGCAAATGCTCCAGCTGCTCGCTACCAGACAATTGAGGAAAATATTAAGATCCTTGAGGAGGATAATGTCGAATTCATCAGCGTGCCAGTCCCAAAGTTTGCTGATAGCGATCCTGCCAACATTGTTCATGACTTTCACAAGGTGAGCTACCCTTGCTGAGTTGTAAAAGGCCTATCATTTATTGCATTAACTTGCACCTCTATGGTTTCTAATTAAAGTGGTTCACTCATTTAAAATATAGGGCCATGTTACTTAGAAGcctcggttttttttttttagtgaactaCATTTATTCTGTCCCCAAAAGATATAGAGGCAGGTTTTGATTAATTATGGAAGAATTAATTAACCTTGTAACCTGAGGTCATTTGCACCTTTTTAGTTGGGGCCtggatttcattttaaattccaGCCAGAAGACTACCTTCCTTATTGTCCACCATGTTTCTACTTCTTAGCTATGTTCCCCATGCCAGTGTattatttgctatttttaaaattatttttataaatgttctcCATCAGCATACAGAAAAATCTAGAGTTGGCTGTGTCACTCACCTtcatctagcttttttttttttttttttttttttggtgaggcaattggggttaagtgacttgcccagggtcacacagctagtaagtgttaaatgtctgaggctggatttgaactcaggtactcctgaatccagggccagtgctttatccactgcaccatctagctgcccctcatctagcATTTTGAAAAATCATCGAGGTGCCTTATTGTTAGCTATTATAGAATGAAACCCCAACTAGCCTTTAGTGGATGAATGAAGGTACAGTGTTGGCTACTGCTACATAaaagtcatttttgttcttttctccctATCCCACCAAATTCTAAATTCATTTAAGCAGAGTGATTTATTATAAGAGTGAGAACCTCTTTTACATTTTCTAAAGTCAGCTCAgtgtaaaatattaaaatgtagttTCTGCTAATCctataaatattcaaataatgtgactaaaatacttcttttttccccttcagaaaCTTACCGCTTATCTCGACCTTAACTTGGATAAATGCTATGTGATTCCTCTGAATACTTCCATTGTAATGCCTCCCAAAAACTTATTGGAGTTGCTCATCAACATCaaggtaaagaaaataattttttaaaaaattacttatttgttattttccagttatatgtaaagatatttttttgagttccagatttttctccccccctaccccctcctgaggacagcaagcaatttgatataggttatacattatagtcatgttaaacatatttccgcatcagtcatgttatattgtaagagaagaatcagaacaaaaggaaaaaaaaaaacacaagaaagactaagaataacaaaaaagtaacaacaaaagtgaaaatagtatgcttcagtctgcattcagactccatagttcctctctgaatgtggagagcattttccaccataagtgtTTTGGCATTGGATCAATGCATTGCTGaggagagttaagtctatcatagttgatcatactGTGTAcagttttctcttggttctgcttatttcactcagcatcaattcatgtaagtggTAAAGAAAATTCTTAATTCTGTCTACTGATATTACCATGGATTTATAGGAGGGAGAGGTAAGAGATTCACTTCTGGAAACCCATCTTTCCACTAAAATAGTTCAGCATTTTCCAAAGGAAATAATGCTTTACCATCTGAGGGCTTATTGCAGTTGCATAATTTTGTGATTTCTGATGTTTATAtctagaaacaatgtatataaGACTGGGAATTCTGattagttttttttattatttctacagAGAGGGTATGgtgatatatttgtattttttttaacgtAGGCTggaacctatttgcctcagtcctATCTGATTCATGAGCATATGATCATCACTGACCGCATTGAAAATGTTGATCAgttgggtttatttatttatcgtCTGTGCCATGGCAAGGAAACTTACAAATTGCAGCGCAAAGAAACCATTAAAGGTAAATACTTCCTTAATGCCTTACCCTTGAGTAGAACATTTGTATTGAAGGTTAGTGTGCATTTGAATTATATTCAGACTAAAAGCTTAAAGGTTTTTCACTTAGTGGTCTTGCTATAGCTTGAAAGGCCATTTGgtccaaatcccttattttacagatgaggatgtgTCTGGGCATGTAGGCCCAGAgatattaggtgacttgcccaaggtcacagagataagaATCAAATCCAGGATCTCTTGACTTCTAGGGTCAGTGTGGTTTCCACAGTGTTATGCTACCTCTCTTAAAAACTGGagctaaagggcagctaggtggcacagtggataaagcactggccttggattcaggaggacctgagttcaaatgtgacctcagacatttgacacttactagctatgtgaccctgggcaagtcccttaaccctcattgccctgcaaaaaagaaagaaagaaagaaagaaaggaaaaaaaaccctggagctaaaagggacctgaagccacctagtccaaccctttgaTTTTACAAATATGTAAACTGTTGTTTACaatattaggtgacttgcccaaggttgcacaggtaTTGTCAGAGATAAGATTTGCATCTGTGCTATGTTGTAGTAAGGGATAGTTTAGGTTATTGTCTTGATCCTCAATTAAACATATATGTGCTCCTTACATCCCAGGTTGATTGTGAAGAAAGGGCCTTGTGAACCTCAAAATTCAGCCACATAAACTGGGGCTGCTAATATTCtgtggcctctttttgtatttttttttattattattattattttttagtaaggcaattggggttaagtgacttgcccagggtcatacagctagtaagtgttaagtgtctgagactggatttgaactcagctactcctgaatccaaggccggtgctctatccactgtgccacccagctgccccctctttttgtattctaaaGCCATTCTTTTCAGGTAGAGACCAGAGGTCCAAAATAGGTAGAAGAGTCTAGTTGGCCATGGTACCTCCTGATGCCTGTTTTTTCTTTACCTCTTATTATTCCATGCTTCACTGAGTTGCCCACTCCAAACTTTAAGAATGCCAGTTTTGGTTGGACTGAATTTTGCAGGTTTTTTGCCATCCATACAGTGCCATACATGAATGGCTTCCCAAGTGAATGCTTAGGCATTTGGAGTGAAGGGTTCTTTGGGTATGGAGCGAGTTTTCCTTCTGAACATTGTCAGTGGGTGCACTGGTATTATCAGTCTGCCAGCAGTCTGTAGTTTTGATAGGGATGAGGAAGAGGCAGGGACCAGGAACATAGCTGTTGAGTCTTTGCTGTCATGTCCTAACAGGGAAGAGAGATACTTTTGTGTACTTGTGAAAATAGACTATACAAACAGGACTTAGCAACTCTTTGTGGGGATATGGATAGGAAAAAAGAACCCCAAATACCATAGTGGTGTGCACACCAAGGTGACCAGAAGGATCAGATGGGGAGCTATTCATATGGGAGTTTTAGTTGAAgctatttgaatgaatgaaacccCACTAGGTAGGAAGTGTGTGGACGGTGTGTGGATGGTGAAAATCATACCCTTGGGGAGCACCAACATTTCAGCCGGGAAGATGGTAAAAGTCATTCTCATTTAGGATATACCTGACAgcgaaaaagaaattattaacttGAATTACAGAACGTTTCTGTTTTATTGGGGAAAGGGCTTCTGGGTTGGCTGCTTAATGTGTGAGGTTTGCATGTTATTTTTAGCAGATCATTTAGACTAGTAAAGGTAGAAAGTGCAAAAAGGGGAAATATCACTTAGTTTCATGAAGCCTATGTCTCTGACAGAAGATGGTATTCTAAGCACCACCCTCCTCACCACCTTGCTCTAAAATGTGACACTTAGTCACTGACCAAAGGCTAATGGAGAGAGTTACTTTAGGGCAGGGATGTTTTCATTTTAGTCTGTATATATATCCCCATCACTCAGCATGATAATGGCACATAgtagagattaataaatgcttatggaattaaatataaacatatatagtcCAAAAGACTAATCATCTCTCTTACCCACATAGGTATTCAAAAACGTGAAGTTGACAATTGCATCAAGATCCGGCACTTTGAGAACAGTTTTGCCGTGGAGACACGCATTTGTGCATGAACATAAATGAAAAACACAATTCTGGTGAAAAATTTTAATACAGCAGTATAATCCCATCCTTTGTATTTTGTGCAGTGattctttttaaaactctttttttaTGTAAGTAGTAAGCAGGGCTGTTGTCTTTTCATCTCATAATACAATTAAAAGCAGTAAATTTGAAgaatcattctttccttttccccctctaagtgtggtttcttttatatttgacTTAGTAATTGTATAAAGTCATAGATATTAGTACATTTCATGTGACAGGCCTTaagtattaaggagaataaaatttCTTTGAGACATTTGCCAGGATTTTTATGTTTTTACTTTGTTCCTTTGAAGGAAGGGTTATCCTAGGGGACTGGGAAATCTAACTCTGCATACATACAAAGTGAGCTGTAGTAGCCATTTGTCATTGTTACTTACCCTGCTGCCTAGTTTGTTACAGCATTTAAACATGCATTTGAATTTTCCTGCAATTACAATGTGCAGTATTTTCAGTGTCATATTTAACTCTTTAGGTTATGATTTCCAACTTGATGTTTtaatttactaagcacctgctgTAACAGTAATTCAGACAATGTAATGGAATTTAAGCAGTAACTTGTGTTACTAATTTGTATATAACCCATGTATGTGCAATGGAAGGAATATAAATCTTA
This window contains:
- the ITM2B gene encoding integral membrane protein 2B isoform X1 produces the protein MVKVAFNSALAQKEAKKEEPKNGEEALIIPPDAVSVDCKDPDEVVPVGQRRAWCWCMCFGLAFMLAGVILGGAYLYKYFAFQQDDVYYCGIRYIKDDLILSEPSANAPAARYQTIEENIKILEEDNVEFISVPVPKFADSDPANIVHDFHKKLTAYLDLNLDKCYVIPLNTSIVMPPKNLLELLINIKAGTYLPQSYLIHEHMIITDRIENVDQLGLFIYRLCHGKETYKLQRKETIKGIQKREVDNCIKIRHFENSFAVETRICA
- the ITM2B gene encoding integral membrane protein 2B isoform X2, with the translated sequence MVKVAFNSALAQKEAKKEEPKNGEEALIIPPDAVSVDCKDPDEVVPVGQRRAWCWCMCFGLAFMLAGVILGGAYLYKYFAFQDDVYYCGIRYIKDDLILSEPSANAPAARYQTIEENIKILEEDNVEFISVPVPKFADSDPANIVHDFHKKLTAYLDLNLDKCYVIPLNTSIVMPPKNLLELLINIKAGTYLPQSYLIHEHMIITDRIENVDQLGLFIYRLCHGKETYKLQRKETIKGIQKREVDNCIKIRHFENSFAVETRICA